From the Esox lucius isolate fEsoLuc1 chromosome 21, fEsoLuc1.pri, whole genome shotgun sequence genome, one window contains:
- the eif1b gene encoding eukaryotic translation initiation factor 1b produces the protein MSSIQNLKSFDPFADATKGDNLLPSGTEDKIHIRIQQRNGRKTLTTVQGIATDYDKKKLVKAFKKKFACNGTVIEHPEYGEVIQLQGDQRKNICQFLLEIGIVREEQLKVHGF, from the exons ATGTCCTCTATCCAGAACCTCAAATCTTTTG ATCCCTTTGCTGATGCCACTAAGGGTGACAACTTGCTCCCGTCAGGGACTGAAGATAAAATCCACATAAGGATACAGCAACGAAACGGACGCAAGACCCTGACCACTGTGCAAGGAATCGCAACTGATTACGACAAGAAGAAGCTTGTGAAAGCTTTCAAGAAG AAATTTGCCTGCAATGGTACTGTGATTGAGCACCCAGAGTACGGTGAGGTTATCCAGCTGCAGGGAGACCAAAGGAAAAACATCTGCCAGTTCCTCCTGGAG ATCGGCATTGTCAGGGAAGAGCAGTTGAAAGTTCACGGATTTTGA